A window from Centropristis striata isolate RG_2023a ecotype Rhode Island chromosome 4, C.striata_1.0, whole genome shotgun sequence encodes these proteins:
- the LOC131970077 gene encoding claudin-4-like, with the protein MASMGMQMAGCVLALLGWIGVIIVCGCPMWRVTAFIGNNIVTSQVMWEGIWMSCVVQSTGQMQCKVYDSMLALSTDLQGARALVVVSIVTGFAGILVAFCGGKCTNFIPEERAKARASIAAGVLLIICGILILIPVSWTASIIIRNFYNPVLVDAQKRELGASLYIGWGAGALLVVGGALLCANCPHKEEEAPSVKYLLNNPGGNSRDDSFRSYEPNKTYI; encoded by the coding sequence ATGGCTTCCATGGGGATGCAGATGGCGGGCTGCGTCCTGGCCCTCCTGGGCTGGATCGGGGTGATCATTGTCTGCGGCTGCCCCATGTGGCGCGTCACTGCTTTCATTGGCAACAACATAGTGACGTCCCAGGTGATGTGGGAGGGCATCTGGATGAGCTGCGTGGTCCAGAGTACGGGCCAGATGCAGTGCAAGGTGTACGACTCCATGCTGGCTCTGAGCACCGACCTGCAGGGGGCCCGGGCCCTGGTGGTGGTCTCCATCGTCACAGGCTTTGCTGGGATCCTCGTAGCGTTCTGTGGTGGAAAGTGCACCAACTTCATTCCAGAGGAGAGAGCCAAGGCGAGGGCTTCAATAGCAGCCGGCGTGTTGCTGATCATCTGTGGGATCCTCATCCTCATCCCTGTTTCATGGACCGCCAGCATCATCATCAGGAACTTCTACAACCCCGTGCTGGTAGACGCCCAGAAAAGAGAGCTGGGGGCAAGTCTGTACATCGGCTGGGGGGCTGGGGCCCTGCTGGTCGTGGGAGGAGCTCTACTGTGTGCCAACTGTCCCCACAAAGAGGAGGAGGCCCCCTCAGTGAAGTACCTCCTAAACAACCCTGGAGGAAACAGCAGAGACGACTCGTTTCGGTCTTATGAGCCAAATAAGACgtatatttga
- the cldnj gene encoding claudin j: MALQELGISLSMAGVAGTILICALPMWKVTAFIGTHLVVMQVFWEGLWMSCVSEYTGQMQCKLYDALLDLALDLQAARGLICISLVLGCLGFLIFLLGARCTNCLSHPRIKARVVLSSGAIFCLAALATLLAVSSTANSIIMDFHNPRVPEVLKHELGAALYVGFVTSGLLFCGGAILCSSCPPRRARFPSGGYTLARTPTRSSYAIKNYV, translated from the coding sequence ATGGCTTTGCAGGAACTGGGCATCAGCCTGTCCATGGCCGGCGTCGCTGGGACCATCCTGATCTGCGCTCTGCCCATGTGGAAGGTGACGGCGTTCATCGGCACCCACCTGGTGGTCATGCAGGTGTTCTGGGAGGGTCTGTGGATGTCCTGCGTCAGCGAGTACACGGGTCAGATGCAGTGTAAGCTCTATGACGCCCTGCTGGACCTGGCGCTGGACCTCCAGGCGGCCCGCGGCCTCATCTGTATCAGCCTGGTGCTGGGCTGTTTGGGCTTCCTCATCTTCCTGCTGGGAGCACGCTGCACCAACTGCCTGAGCCACCCCAGGATCAAGGCTCGGGTGGTGCTGAGCTCCGGGGCCATCTTCTGCTTGGCGGCCCTCGCCACCCTGCTCGCTGTTTCCTCCACGGCCAACTCCATCATCATGGATTTCCACAACCCACGCGTCCCCGAGGTGCTGAAGCACGAGCTCGGAGCAGCCTTGTATGTAGGCTTTGTGACGTCTGGGCTGCTGTTCTGTGGGGGGGCCATTCTGTGCTCCAGCTGCCCGCCACGGAGGGCCCGGTTCCCCTCCGGAGGGTACACGCTGGCCAGGACACCCACCCGCAGCAGCTACGCCATCAAGAACTATGTGTGA